In the genome of Fulvivirga maritima, one region contains:
- a CDS encoding alpha/beta hydrolase family protein produces the protein MAKTTTTVFISDDIGSVSAEWLYAKDAVAQMVLGHGAGAGMYHPFMKLLAVKLQENGISTLRYQFPYMEAGKKMPDRPKKATKTIEQIIKAVHQDFPDTPLFAAGKSFGGRMTSQLLSEWQPDYIKGLVFYGFPLHAPGKPSIDRAEHLKAVEQPMLFLQGTRDKLATPELLDQVTSGLTLSTVKYFEGADHSFAYLKKSNVNVDESIEMLATATREWIDNILNGES, from the coding sequence ATGGCTAAAACGACTACTACAGTATTTATTTCGGATGACATCGGTTCCGTTAGCGCAGAATGGTTATATGCAAAAGATGCCGTAGCTCAAATGGTATTGGGTCATGGAGCCGGAGCTGGCATGTACCACCCTTTCATGAAGCTCCTGGCTGTTAAATTACAGGAAAACGGCATTTCTACCCTTAGATACCAGTTTCCATACATGGAAGCAGGTAAAAAAATGCCTGATCGACCAAAAAAAGCAACTAAGACTATTGAACAGATTATAAAAGCTGTACATCAGGATTTCCCTGACACTCCCCTATTTGCTGCGGGTAAATCTTTCGGCGGCAGAATGACCTCGCAATTATTGTCTGAATGGCAGCCTGACTATATCAAAGGCCTTGTTTTTTATGGCTTTCCCCTTCATGCACCAGGTAAACCCTCTATAGATCGTGCAGAGCATTTAAAAGCTGTGGAGCAGCCCATGTTATTTTTACAAGGCACGAGAGACAAGCTGGCCACACCCGAACTGTTAGACCAGGTTACTAGCGGATTGACGCTTTCTACAGTAAAATATTTTGAAGGAGCTGATCATTCATTTGCCTATTTAAAGAAAAGCAATGTTAATGTAGATGAATCTATAGAAATGCTGGCCACAGCTACCCGAGAATGGATTGATAATATCCTTAACGGCGAATCTTAA
- a CDS encoding YtxH domain-containing protein, with protein MEKGKIILGVLLGASVGVVAGVLFAPRKGKDTLQLIEDSIDKKLDEFFNQSEKVKEKGKKKIKEMAD; from the coding sequence ATGGAAAAAGGTAAAATCATTTTAGGAGTTTTATTAGGTGCTAGTGTAGGCGTGGTAGCCGGAGTACTGTTTGCACCTAGAAAAGGGAAAGATACCTTGCAGCTTATCGAGGATTCTATAGATAAGAAGCTGGATGAGTTCTTCAACCAATCAGAAAAAGTGAAAGAAAAAGGGAAAAAGAAGATTAAAGAAATGGCTGATTAA
- the yaaA gene encoding peroxide stress protein YaaA has protein sequence MIAIVSPAKTLDFETPYSTKKTLPRFQKEALELIEVLKQKSEQDIEKLMSISEKLATLNVERYHNFTQKKDPKHAKPAMLAFQGDVYQGLEAESFSEKEVDFAQDHFRILSGLYGLLRPLDLIQPYRLEMGTSLKVGEAANLYEFWGDTISKTLNKDLKAQGDDVLINLASQEYFKSVNLKALKGKVIDVEFKDFKNDKYKIISFYAKKARGMMARYMIKNALTSVDELKGFDYDGYWYDEKDSTENMLAFKRK, from the coding sequence ATGATAGCAATAGTTTCTCCAGCTAAGACTTTAGATTTCGAAACACCTTATTCTACAAAAAAGACATTGCCAAGATTTCAGAAAGAAGCCCTTGAGCTTATTGAGGTTTTGAAGCAAAAATCAGAGCAAGACATTGAAAAGTTGATGAGTATAAGTGAAAAGCTGGCTACTTTAAATGTAGAACGTTATCATAATTTTACTCAGAAGAAAGATCCCAAACATGCTAAGCCTGCTATGCTTGCTTTTCAGGGAGACGTTTATCAAGGGTTAGAAGCTGAATCATTCTCAGAAAAGGAGGTTGATTTTGCTCAGGATCATTTCCGTATTTTATCTGGCCTATATGGACTCTTGCGCCCTTTAGATTTAATACAGCCCTACCGATTGGAAATGGGAACAAGCCTGAAGGTAGGAGAGGCCGCTAATTTATATGAATTTTGGGGTGATACCATTTCTAAGACTTTAAATAAGGATTTGAAAGCCCAAGGAGATGATGTTTTGATTAATCTGGCTTCTCAGGAGTATTTTAAGTCTGTTAATTTAAAAGCCCTTAAGGGAAAAGTGATTGATGTTGAGTTCAAAGACTTCAAGAACGATAAGTATAAAATCATTTCCTTTTATGCTAAAAAGGCTCGTGGAATGATGGCCAGATATATGATCAAAAATGCCCTTACCAGCGTAGATGAGCTAAAAGGTTTTGATTATGATGGGTATTGGTACGATGAGAAGGATTCTACTGAAAACATGCTAGCATTTAAGCGGAAATAA
- a CDS encoding NAD(P)/FAD-dependent oxidoreductase: MKIAVIGGGAAGFFAAISCKQHHPEADVTIYEKTTKVLSKVKISGGGRCNVTHACYNNAALSKYYPRGEKFLKKAFSQFAVEDTVNWYESQGVSLKTEADNRMFPDSDDSQTIVDCLLTEARKLGVKVNLKCGVNDIEQVNSIFQLQTEGAVYEVDKVIVTIGGTPKQTMLSWIEKLGHSIQPPVPSLFTFNMPNDPIRELMGLSVEHAAVKVQGSKLKSEGPLLITHWGMSGPAVLKLSAFGARILADLGYDFKIQVNWVNEAESILRTTIADFQQAHTKKKMLNGHPFEIPSRLWEFLINKIGLRNDILWGELGNKGINKLVNVLINDIYEVKGKTTFKEEFVTCGGVSLSEIDVKTMQSRVVEGMYFAGEVMDIDGVTGGFNFQAAWTTGYIAGKLG; the protein is encoded by the coding sequence ATGAAGATAGCAGTAATAGGTGGTGGAGCAGCAGGCTTTTTTGCGGCCATTTCGTGTAAGCAGCATCACCCTGAGGCAGATGTTACTATTTATGAAAAAACCACTAAAGTGCTTTCTAAAGTGAAGATTTCAGGTGGTGGAAGGTGTAATGTTACGCATGCTTGCTATAATAATGCTGCACTATCTAAATATTACCCAAGAGGGGAAAAATTTTTAAAAAAGGCCTTTAGTCAATTTGCCGTAGAGGATACTGTGAACTGGTATGAAAGCCAGGGTGTAAGTCTAAAAACGGAAGCAGATAATCGCATGTTTCCAGACTCCGATGATTCTCAAACTATTGTAGATTGTTTGCTTACTGAGGCGCGAAAGCTAGGAGTGAAGGTCAATTTGAAATGTGGAGTAAATGATATTGAACAAGTAAATTCCATCTTTCAATTGCAAACAGAAGGTGCTGTTTATGAGGTGGATAAAGTGATAGTTACTATAGGAGGAACGCCAAAGCAGACTATGCTTTCATGGATTGAAAAACTAGGACATAGTATTCAGCCTCCGGTTCCGTCATTGTTTACTTTTAATATGCCTAATGATCCTATTCGTGAGCTCATGGGGCTTTCTGTAGAGCACGCTGCGGTGAAGGTGCAGGGCAGCAAGCTAAAATCAGAAGGACCATTGCTTATTACCCATTGGGGAATGAGTGGCCCTGCAGTATTAAAGCTTTCAGCCTTCGGGGCAAGAATACTGGCTGATCTTGGCTATGATTTTAAAATTCAAGTCAACTGGGTTAATGAAGCCGAAAGTATACTTAGGACTACAATTGCCGATTTTCAACAAGCGCATACTAAGAAGAAAATGCTTAATGGACATCCTTTTGAAATTCCATCCAGATTGTGGGAGTTTCTGATTAATAAAATCGGACTTAGAAATGATATTCTTTGGGGTGAGTTAGGCAATAAGGGTATCAATAAGCTGGTGAATGTACTGATCAATGATATATATGAAGTGAAAGGTAAGACCACTTTTAAAGAGGAGTTTGTTACTTGCGGGGGTGTTAGCCTTTCGGAAATTGACGTGAAAACCATGCAGAGCCGTGTGGTAGAAGGAATGTACTTTGCCGGAGAGGTGATGGATATTGATGGCGTTACAGGCGGTTTTAACTTTCAGGCAGCCTGGACTACCGGTTATATTGCCGGCAAGCTTGGTTAA
- a CDS encoding GH3 family domain-containing protein, with translation MAVLGNLIKTAIDLRDKFTNDYPDAEAQHQTLKKLLETAKDTAFGKHYNFEEVLTSDDIEKAYAERIPLHNYKKIHDEWWHKIQEGEENITWPGKPNYLALSSGTTGSHSKRIPVTDEMLESIRKAAIMQITSMAHFDMPAEFYEKEIMMLGSSTDLNINGEFAEGEISGISASNIPFWFKGYYKPGDQISKIEDWDERVQKIAENASNWDIGAISGIPSWIDLMLKKVIEYNHLDNIHEIWPNLAAYTSGGVAFEPYRKNFDQQMGKPMVYIDTYLASEGFIALQTRPQTDSMAMQLVTGNGIYFEFVPFKPQYLDENGEVKPDAPTVTLDDVEEETDYALVISTVAGTWRYLIGDTIKFTDKSRQEIVITGRTKHFLNVVGSQLSVDKMNAAISGIEEKYNMTIQEFTVAAVRENGDYIHKWYLGSDHNQSNETLAQSIDEELKSRNKNYGVARSKALTGVKVEVISPEIFHAWSEAKKKKGGQVKMPRVMKEDEFAEWESFVKEKQMSVSRV, from the coding sequence ATGGCGGTACTAGGAAATCTGATTAAAACGGCAATTGATTTAAGAGATAAGTTCACCAATGACTATCCTGATGCGGAAGCGCAACACCAAACACTTAAAAAGTTATTAGAAACAGCCAAGGATACAGCCTTTGGCAAACACTATAATTTCGAAGAAGTACTTACAAGTGATGATATAGAGAAAGCTTACGCTGAACGCATTCCTCTTCATAACTACAAGAAAATTCATGACGAATGGTGGCATAAAATACAAGAAGGTGAAGAAAATATTACCTGGCCAGGCAAACCTAACTATCTGGCGCTGAGCTCAGGAACCACCGGTAGCCACAGCAAACGTATACCTGTAACCGATGAAATGCTAGAGTCGATAAGAAAAGCGGCAATTATGCAAATTACCAGTATGGCCCATTTTGACATGCCTGCAGAGTTTTATGAAAAGGAAATTATGATGCTGGGCAGCAGCACCGACCTGAATATAAATGGTGAATTTGCTGAAGGAGAAATCAGTGGTATCAGTGCTAGCAATATTCCTTTTTGGTTTAAAGGATATTATAAACCAGGAGATCAGATTTCTAAGATTGAAGACTGGGATGAAAGGGTGCAGAAAATTGCTGAAAATGCCAGTAATTGGGATATTGGAGCCATTTCAGGCATACCCTCTTGGATTGATCTCATGCTTAAAAAAGTGATTGAATATAACCACTTAGACAATATCCATGAGATCTGGCCTAACCTAGCTGCTTATACCTCTGGCGGGGTGGCTTTTGAGCCTTACAGAAAGAATTTTGATCAGCAAATGGGTAAACCCATGGTTTACATAGACACCTACCTGGCCTCTGAAGGTTTTATAGCCTTACAAACCAGGCCTCAAACTGACAGTATGGCCATGCAGTTAGTAACAGGAAATGGTATTTACTTTGAGTTCGTTCCCTTTAAACCGCAATATCTTGATGAAAACGGTGAAGTAAAGCCAGATGCCCCTACCGTAACCTTAGATGATGTAGAAGAAGAAACAGATTATGCATTAGTGATTTCTACTGTAGCAGGTACATGGAGATATCTTATTGGTGACACCATTAAGTTCACTGATAAAAGCAGACAAGAAATAGTGATTACCGGTCGTACCAAGCATTTCCTTAATGTGGTTGGTTCACAGCTATCTGTCGATAAAATGAATGCAGCCATTAGCGGCATAGAAGAAAAATATAACATGACCATTCAGGAGTTTACCGTAGCTGCCGTGCGTGAAAACGGTGATTACATCCATAAGTGGTACCTGGGTTCTGACCATAATCAAAGCAATGAAACCCTGGCCCAGTCAATTGATGAGGAGCTTAAAAGTAGAAACAAAAATTATGGCGTAGCCAGAAGTAAAGCCTTAACGGGTGTTAAAGTGGAAGTGATATCTCCTGAAATTTTTCATGCCTGGAGCGAAGCAAAAAAGAAAAAAGGCGGACAAGTGAAAATGCCCCGAGTAATGAAAGAAGACGAGTTTGCAGAATGGGAAAGCTTCGTAAAAGAGAAACAAATGTCCGTTTCACGGGTGTAG